In Zunongwangia sp. HGR-M22, the sequence AACGTACCGGTGCGGTTATCGAACCAAAACTAAGTGACCAGTGGTTTTTAAAAATGAAAGACCTGGCGCAACCAGCGATCGATGCTGTAGTTGGTGATGATATTAATTTAGTGCCAGAGAAATTTTTAAGCACGTACCGTCACTGGATGGAAAATGTGCGTGACTGGAATATTTCACGGCAGCTTTGGTGGGGACACCAAATTCCGGCTTATTATTATGGCGATGGTACTAATGATTTTGTAGTTGCAGAATCACTTGAAGATGCAGTAAAGAAAGCACAAGATAAAACAGGAAATTCAGCTTTAACTACTGAAGATCTAACACAGGATAAAGATGCTTTAGATACCTGGTTCTCTTCATGGTTATGGCCAATGAGTGTTTTCAACGGAGTTTTAGAGCCAGAAAATGAAGAAATAAACTATTATTATCCAACCAATGATTTAGTAACTGCACCAGAGATTTTATTTTTCTGGGTAGCAAGAATGATCATTGCAGGTTACGAATATCGCGGGGAACGACCATTCAAAAATGTTTACTTAACAGGAATTGTTAGAGATAAACAGCGTCGTAAAATGTCTAAATCTTTAGGGAACTCGCCAGATCCGCTAGGGTTGATCGATCAATACGGTGCCGATGGTGTTCGCGTAGGGATGTTATTGAGTTCTCCTGCCGGAAATGATTTAATGTTCGATGAGGATCTTTGTAAGCAGGGAAGTGCTTTTGCTAACAAAATCTGGAATGCATTCCGTTTGGTAATGGGATGGGAAGTTTCAGCCGAAATCGAGCAGCCAGAAACTTCTAAAATTGCAATCGACTGGTATAAAGCAAAATTCCAGAAAAGTTTAGCTGAAATCGAAGATCATTATTCTAAATACAGAATTAGCGATGCTTTGATGGGAACTTATAAATTGATTTGGGATGACTATTGTAGCTGGTTTTTAGAAATGGTAAAACCGGGTTACGAGCAGCCAATCGATAAGAAAACTTTTGATGCGGTAATTACTATTTTAGAAGATAATCTACGCATTCTTCATCCTTTTATGCCTTTTGTTACTGAAGAGATTTGGCAAACCATAAGTGAACGAACTCCGCAAGAAGCTTTGATCGTGGCGAAATGGCCAGAACAAGTTTCTTATGATGAGAAGATTATTAGCGAGTTTGCTTTCGCCTCTGAAGTTATTTCAGGTATTAGAAAAATTAGAACTGATAAAAACATTGCGTTTAAAAATACCATTGATCTTAAAATTCAGAATAACGATAAAGTTTCAGACTCGTTTGACAAAGTGATCGCTAAAATGGGTAATATCGAAAATCTGGAATATGTAAACGACCAGGTTGAAGGTGCGTTATCCTTTAGAGTGAAATCTAACGATTATTTTATTCCGGTTGGTGGAGCAATTGATGTAGAAGCTGAAATTGCAAAATTAGAGGAAGAATTAAAATACACTGAAGGTTTCTTAAATTCAGTAAATAAAAAGCTTTCTAATGAGCGTTTTGTAAACAATGCGCCAGATAAGGTGGTTGCAGTAGAAAAAGCTAAAAAAGCTGATGCAGAAGCTAAAATTGAAGCTTTAAAAGCAAGTTTGTCAAGCTTAAAGTAAAAATACAGATCAAATATAAATTAAGCCTCACATCTAGTGGGGCTTTTTTATTTGCCTCTTTTTTTTAAGAAAAGTAAGATTGGAAAATAGAATTTTTCGAATCGAGAATGCTGAAAAAAATAATCGCTTAATACTCCTCGTGATTTCGAGCTTTATAGTGTCTTAATATCTAATATCTATTCAGGAACTTTGCCAATATGTTTTTCAACAAGTTCAATATATTTTTCTTCAGCTTCTTTTTTGCTTAGATCTTTAACCTGAAAAAGAGCGTTAATTTTAAATGCGCTTCTAAGATCTCCACCTTCAGAAGGTGGGATGTAAAAG encodes:
- a CDS encoding valine--tRNA ligase — its product is MAIASQYSANKVEDKWYKYWMDHKYFHSEVDEREPYTIVIPPPNVTGVLHMGHMLNNTIQDVLVRRARLKGFNACWVPGTDHASIATEAKVVAKLKSEGISKNDLSREEFLEHAWEWTYKHGGIILDQLKKLGASCDWDRTKFTMDDNMSASVIKVFVDLYEKGLVYRGFRMVNWDPEAKTTLSDEEVIYQEKQGHLYYLNYKIEGSDEVVTIATTRPETILGDTAICINPNDERFTHLKGKKAIVPICGRVIPIIEDEYVDLEFGTGCLKVTPAHDENDKVLGDKHNLEIIDIFNDDATLNDFGMHYAGKDRFEVRKEIVAELKESGVLVKTEEHTNKVGTSERTGAVIEPKLSDQWFLKMKDLAQPAIDAVVGDDINLVPEKFLSTYRHWMENVRDWNISRQLWWGHQIPAYYYGDGTNDFVVAESLEDAVKKAQDKTGNSALTTEDLTQDKDALDTWFSSWLWPMSVFNGVLEPENEEINYYYPTNDLVTAPEILFFWVARMIIAGYEYRGERPFKNVYLTGIVRDKQRRKMSKSLGNSPDPLGLIDQYGADGVRVGMLLSSPAGNDLMFDEDLCKQGSAFANKIWNAFRLVMGWEVSAEIEQPETSKIAIDWYKAKFQKSLAEIEDHYSKYRISDALMGTYKLIWDDYCSWFLEMVKPGYEQPIDKKTFDAVITILEDNLRILHPFMPFVTEEIWQTISERTPQEALIVAKWPEQVSYDEKIISEFAFASEVISGIRKIRTDKNIAFKNTIDLKIQNNDKVSDSFDKVIAKMGNIENLEYVNDQVEGALSFRVKSNDYFIPVGGAIDVEAEIAKLEEELKYTEGFLNSVNKKLSNERFVNNAPDKVVAVEKAKKADAEAKIEALKASLSSLK
- a CDS encoding acyl-CoA-binding protein translates to MPESNRNRFLKAYEIASNTSKKLPPDIMLHFYAYYKRATENNGFYIPPSEGGDLRSAFKINALFQVKDLSKKEAEEKYIELVEKHIGKVPE